One Herbaspirillum rubrisubalbicans genomic window carries:
- the urtB gene encoding urea ABC transporter permease subunit UrtB — protein sequence MKPAIQFLRGLLATWLCAHALGAFAAIDPALLKPLGGDDPDARIDAVNQIAALANEDALKILNALNSDALYVTPAGEVLIVDDSGKAFNPATDQSGPAPDDAEGITVNNRLRGAVEGALSGLKLLSPQRDERLAAANDLLKNADPAQIPLIVKALAKESDPQIKDVLQQVQATANLHSPDPAARRAAVKTLADTTNASLKPALENMLAKNPDGSYVEPDEGVRVEAVRTLAALDRHLAIVDFAGKLFYGISLGSVLLLAALGLAITFGLMGIINMAHGELLMIGAYTTYVCQLVFRKFFPGAIDAYLVVALPAAFIVAAAVGIALERLVIRWLYGRPLETLLCTWGISLMLMQCVRSIFGAQNVEVANPSWMSGGVTVLGSLVLSYNRIVIVFFALFVVFAVWLILNKTRLGLFVRAVTQNRRMADCVGVSTGKIDMMTFGLGCGIAGLGGVALSQLGNVGPDLGQGYIVDSFMVVVLGGVGQLAGTVIAAFGLGEVNKFLEPMAGAVLAKIAILVFIIVFIQKRPQGLFALKGRSVE from the coding sequence ATGAAACCAGCCATCCAGTTCCTACGCGGGCTGCTCGCGACCTGGCTCTGCGCCCATGCCTTGGGAGCATTCGCAGCCATCGATCCGGCCCTGCTCAAGCCCCTTGGCGGAGACGACCCCGACGCGCGCATCGACGCCGTCAACCAGATTGCCGCGCTGGCCAATGAAGACGCGCTCAAGATCCTCAATGCCTTGAACAGCGACGCGCTCTACGTCACACCCGCCGGCGAGGTGCTCATCGTCGACGATTCCGGCAAGGCCTTCAACCCGGCCACCGACCAGAGCGGTCCGGCCCCCGATGATGCCGAAGGCATCACCGTCAACAACCGCCTGCGCGGCGCCGTCGAGGGCGCGCTCTCGGGTCTGAAGCTGCTCTCGCCGCAACGCGATGAGCGCCTGGCGGCGGCCAATGATCTGCTCAAGAATGCCGACCCGGCCCAGATCCCGCTGATCGTCAAGGCACTGGCCAAGGAAAGCGATCCGCAGATCAAGGACGTGCTGCAACAGGTGCAGGCCACCGCCAACCTGCATTCGCCCGACCCGGCCGCGCGCCGCGCCGCCGTCAAGACGCTGGCCGACACCACCAATGCCTCGTTGAAGCCGGCCCTGGAAAACATGCTGGCCAAGAATCCCGATGGCTCCTATGTCGAACCGGATGAAGGCGTGCGGGTGGAAGCCGTGCGCACCCTGGCTGCGCTGGACCGCCACCTGGCCATCGTCGATTTTGCCGGCAAGCTGTTCTATGGCATCTCGCTGGGCAGTGTGCTGCTGCTGGCGGCCCTGGGCCTGGCTATCACCTTCGGTCTGATGGGCATCATCAACATGGCCCATGGTGAATTGCTGATGATCGGCGCCTATACCACCTATGTGTGCCAGTTGGTATTCCGCAAGTTCTTCCCCGGCGCCATCGATGCCTACCTGGTCGTGGCCTTGCCCGCGGCCTTCATCGTCGCCGCTGCGGTAGGCATTGCGCTGGAACGCCTGGTAATCCGTTGGCTCTATGGCCGTCCGCTGGAAACCCTGCTGTGCACCTGGGGCATCAGCCTCATGCTCATGCAATGCGTGCGCTCCATCTTCGGCGCCCAGAACGTGGAAGTGGCCAACCCGAGCTGGATGTCGGGCGGCGTCACGGTGCTGGGTTCGCTGGTGCTGTCCTATAACCGCATCGTGATCGTGTTCTTCGCGCTGTTCGTGGTATTCGCGGTGTGGCTGATCTTGAACAAGACCCGCCTGGGTCTGTTCGTGCGGGCCGTCACGCAGAATCGCCGCATGGCCGACTGCGTGGGCGTGTCCACCGGCAAGATCGACATGATGACCTTCGGTCTCGGTTGCGGCATCGCCGGTCTGGGTGGCGTGGCGCTCTCGCAGTTGGGCAACGTCGGTCCAGACCTGGGACAGGGTTACATCGTGGATTCGTTCATGGTGGTGGTGCTGGGCGGCGTGGGTCAGTTGGCCGGTACCGTCATCGCTGCCTTCGGCCTGGGCGAAGTCAACAAATTCCTGGAGCCGATGGCCGGCGCCGTGCTGGCCAAGATCGCCATCCTGGTCTTCATCATCGTATTCATCCAGAAGCGTCCGCAAGGCCTCTTCGCACTCAAGGGAAGGAGCGTGGAATGA
- the urtC gene encoding urea ABC transporter permease subunit UrtC translates to MSTMIMRPSLFNRPAWTGIVVCTIVLALLPICNLLFPAGSALHVSSYTVALVGKFMCYAMAALALDLVWGYTGILSLGHGVFFALGGYAHGMYLMRAIGREGVYQSDLPDFMVFLNWKAYPWYWWMTDHFWFSMLLVVLVPGLLAFVFGYFAFRSRIKGVYFSIITQAMTFAFMLLFFRNDTGFGGNNGFTDFKRILGFTITAPTTKAVLYLVTLALLFGALVLCRMIVTSKLGRVLQGVRDSESRLMFIGYNPLWFKLFVWTLSAVICGIAGALYVPQVGIINPSEMSPANSIEMVIWAAVGGRGTLIGPIIGAFTVNGLKSWFTAAFPDLWLYALGLIFILVTLFLPQGILGLVQKFKKRDAAPAEGNASKEAA, encoded by the coding sequence ATGAGCACCATGATCATGCGCCCCTCGCTGTTCAATCGTCCGGCCTGGACCGGCATCGTCGTCTGCACCATCGTCCTGGCGCTGCTGCCGATCTGCAATCTGCTGTTCCCGGCAGGCAGCGCGCTGCACGTGTCGTCCTACACCGTCGCTCTGGTCGGAAAGTTCATGTGCTATGCCATGGCGGCCCTGGCCCTGGACCTGGTATGGGGCTACACGGGCATCCTGTCGCTGGGACATGGCGTTTTCTTCGCATTGGGCGGATACGCCCATGGCATGTACCTGATGCGCGCCATCGGCCGTGAGGGCGTGTACCAGAGCGACCTGCCGGACTTCATGGTGTTCCTGAACTGGAAGGCCTATCCCTGGTACTGGTGGATGACGGATCACTTCTGGTTCTCCATGCTGCTGGTGGTGCTGGTGCCGGGTCTGTTGGCCTTCGTGTTCGGTTACTTTGCCTTCCGTTCGCGCATCAAGGGCGTGTATTTCTCCATCATCACGCAGGCCATGACCTTCGCCTTCATGCTGCTGTTCTTCCGTAACGACACCGGCTTTGGCGGCAACAACGGCTTCACCGACTTCAAGCGCATCCTCGGCTTCACCATCACCGCGCCGACCACCAAGGCGGTGCTGTACCTGGTGACGCTGGCGCTTCTGTTCGGTGCGCTGGTGCTGTGTCGCATGATCGTCACTTCCAAGCTGGGCCGCGTGCTGCAAGGCGTGCGCGATTCCGAATCGCGGCTCATGTTCATCGGCTACAACCCGCTGTGGTTCAAGCTTTTCGTGTGGACACTCTCGGCCGTGATCTGCGGTATCGCAGGTGCGCTGTACGTGCCGCAGGTGGGCATCATCAATCCCTCCGAAATGTCGCCGGCCAATTCCATCGAGATGGTGATCTGGGCCGCCGTCGGTGGCCGTGGCACGCTGATCGGCCCCATCATCGGCGCCTTCACCGTCAATGGTCTGAAGAGCTGGTTCACTGCGGCCTTCCCCGACCTGTGGCTGTATGCGCTGGGACTGATCTTCATCCTGGTCACGCTGTTCCTGCCGCAGGGCATCCTGGGACTGGTGCAGAAATTCAAGAAACGCGATGCAGCGCCCGCCGAAGGCAATGCATCCAAGGAGGCAGCATGA
- the urtD gene encoding urea ABC transporter ATP-binding protein UrtD, protein MSAVEPGKNATGIGGLGGNVDTPRADHGTSYERIKPEGVDTTHGAILYLENITVSFDGFKAINNLNLDISVGELRCIIGPNGAGKTTMMDVITGKTRPTSGTAFFGQTIDLTKMTEYEIAHAGIGRKFQRPTVFEQHTVFENLELAMKMDKRVKTTLFARLSSEQIGKIEEILKLIRLSGQEQRMAGLLSHGQKQWLEIGMLLMQEPQLLLLDEPVAGMSDAETARTAELLNELRGKHSIMVVEHDMGFVEEIAQGGKVTVLHEGSVLAEGNMRQVQSNERVIEVYLGR, encoded by the coding sequence ATGAGTGCAGTCGAACCTGGCAAGAATGCCACCGGCATCGGCGGCCTGGGCGGCAACGTCGATACACCACGCGCCGATCACGGCACGTCCTACGAGCGCATCAAACCCGAGGGCGTCGATACCACCCACGGCGCCATCCTCTATCTGGAAAACATCACGGTGTCCTTCGATGGCTTCAAGGCCATCAACAATCTGAACCTGGATATCTCGGTGGGTGAACTGCGCTGCATCATCGGCCCCAATGGCGCGGGCAAGACCACGATGATGGACGTCATCACCGGCAAGACCCGGCCCACCTCCGGCACCGCCTTCTTCGGCCAGACCATCGACCTGACCAAGATGACCGAATACGAGATCGCCCACGCCGGCATCGGTCGCAAGTTCCAGCGCCCGACGGTGTTCGAGCAGCACACCGTGTTCGAGAATCTGGAACTGGCGATGAAGATGGACAAGCGCGTCAAGACCACGCTCTTTGCACGGCTGTCCTCGGAGCAGATCGGCAAGATCGAGGAAATCCTCAAGCTGATCCGTTTGAGCGGACAGGAACAGCGCATGGCCGGCCTGCTCTCGCACGGCCAGAAGCAATGGCTGGAGATCGGTATGTTGTTGATGCAGGAGCCGCAATTGCTGTTGCTCGATGAACCGGTGGCCGGCATGTCCGACGCCGAAACCGCGCGCACCGCCGAGTTGTTGAATGAGCTGCGCGGCAAGCATTCCATCATGGTGGTGGAACACGACATGGGCTTCGTCGAAGAGATTGCCCAAGGTGGCAAGGTGACCGTGCTGCACGAAGGATCGGTGCTGGCCGAGGGCAATATGCGCCAGGTCCAATCCAATGAACGCGTCATCGAAGTCTACCTGGGACGATAA
- the urtE gene encoding urea ABC transporter ATP-binding subunit UrtE codes for MLQVNELNQYYGAAHTLRGVSLDVQKGKVLSLLGRNGVGKTTLLKCLMGVLPVARGNVMFEGQDITKLKPHQRAKLGIAYVPQGREIFARLTVEENMLMGMATLSGRRASTIKGEVYELFPVLKEMLHRRGGDLSGGQQQQLAIARALLAEPKLIILDEPTEGIQPSIIKDIGRVISLLRQRGDIGILLCEQYFDFARELADTFVVMSRGEVVAAGTQDQMDGEDVKKHLAV; via the coding sequence ATGCTGCAAGTCAATGAACTGAACCAGTATTACGGCGCGGCCCATACACTGCGCGGTGTCTCGCTCGATGTGCAGAAGGGCAAAGTCTTGTCCCTGCTGGGCCGCAATGGCGTGGGCAAGACCACGTTGTTGAAATGCCTGATGGGCGTGCTGCCGGTGGCCCGTGGCAATGTCATGTTCGAAGGCCAGGACATCACCAAGCTCAAACCGCACCAGCGCGCCAAACTGGGCATCGCCTACGTGCCGCAGGGACGCGAGATCTTTGCGCGCCTGACCGTGGAGGAAAACATGCTCATGGGCATGGCTACGCTCTCGGGCCGCCGTGCGTCCACCATCAAGGGCGAGGTCTATGAGCTCTTCCCGGTGTTGAAGGAAATGCTGCATCGTCGCGGCGGCGATCTTTCCGGCGGTCAACAGCAGCAGCTGGCCATCGCCCGTGCGCTGCTGGCTGAACCCAAGCTCATCATCCTGGATGAACCGACCGAGGGCATCCAGCCTTCCATCATCAAGGATATCGGTCGTGTCATCAGCCTGTTACGCCAGCGCGGCGACATCGGCATCCTGCTGTGCGAGCAGTATTTCGACTTTGCCCGCGAGCTGGCCGATACCTTCGTGGTCATGTCGCGTGGCGAGGTGGTGGCAGCGGGTACGCAAGACCAGATGGATGGCGAGGACGTGAAGAAGCATCTGGCGGTCTAG